The following coding sequences are from one Gopherus flavomarginatus isolate rGopFla2 chromosome 21, rGopFla2.mat.asm, whole genome shotgun sequence window:
- the LOC127038552 gene encoding regulatory solute carrier protein family 1 member 1 isoform X1, with protein sequence MLLTVFCLRRDRSELTFSLQVDADFELQNFRALCELESGIPAAESQIVYAERPLTDNHRSLASYGLKDGDVVILRQKENAEPRPPVQFPGLPRIDFSSIAVPGTSAQQQQQPAQHLRPSPPDTSSSPQGLDNPALLRDMLLANPHELSLLKERNPPLAEALLSGDLEKFTRVLVEQQQDRARREQERIRLFSADPFDLEAQAKIEEDIRQQNIEENMTIAMEEAPESFGQVVMLYINCKVNGHPVKAFVDSGAQMTIMSQACAERCNIMRLVDRRWAGIAKGVGTQKIIGRVHLAQVQIEGDFLPCSFSILEEQPMDMLLGLDMLKRHQCSIDLKKNVLVIGTTGSQTTFLPEGELPECARLAYGPGREDMRPEEIADQELAEALQKSVEEAENSDKETTSLEMPSLPSSDGFKSPVHSSGLNSKICNPTNQLLDRSVSAPASICSHKSSLAEKIDPTAVKSLESPAECQLAPDPLLLQNLSDHAARSAHNDHTIQTGAVTCHSPTIPSQNTLEKTVAADHLMKYNAKEQVHGLESPMEVTREGSLSDTTSRNGQQAVLDVPLPSEQLELNQMNEFPLDLQTCKERVSEQCLDKQNEPTEPEHPCNVSALGLPAMGEQGLTNIHPESPIDSLTERRESGLENIELLCGKENMPMSASCGCSHTEIFMETDVAEQSVVTVHSLSSKQNTQAKNIGGSVLNLDCSLMQMESSKHDPSVSVFSSNPVSTSDLLQPETNVEVTAICTELPNLSAENGSSSSDIRQLKGDTAASTEEPSLSLTAALKELHELLVINSKGDSVIFMSEDDTGQPETVPEEQMECKELSDDQHESVDPESGDLNSSFHMVMPEHVNPERLAGVPSYAMGIENASVKILTSSQSTVEKDALEIQKSSSKSNSVILSSVATFDQLQSTEQAEILPECLINDHVPASQTSELNRSRSPELTVEDDVPQDAQSLLTSVTERTDSSSNPEDPRPPCGLVEPLLCPPISNLELCSRAPPLPVFPAADINQILCAGFTMREALEALEQAGGNVNLALLFLLAKNIVVPT encoded by the exons GTCTGCCCAGGATAGACTTCAGCAGCATTGCAGTGCCTGGGACgtcagctcagcagcagcagcaaccagcGCAGCATCTTCGCCCATCGCCTCCGGATACATCTTCATCCCCTCAGGGCTTGGACAATCCAGCACTGTTACGGGACATGTTGCTTGCCAATCCCCACGAGCTGTCCCTACTGAAAGAACGCAATCCACCCCTAGCTGAGGCACTGCTCAGTGGAGACCTTG AGAAATTTACCAGGGTGCTGGTGGAGCAGCAACAGGACCGAGCCCGCCGAGAGCAGGAGAGAATCCGTCTGTTTTCAGCTGACCCTTTTGATCTTGAGGCTCAGGCAAAGATAGAAGAGGACATAAG GCAACAAAATATTGAAGAGAACATGACAATAGCTATGGAAGAGGCACCAGAGAGCTTTGGCCAGGTGGTGATGCTCTATATTAACTGCAAAGTCAATGGACATCCAGTGAAAGCCTTTGTTGACTCAG GTGCCCAGATGACCATTATGAGCCAAGCTTGTGCTGAAAGGTGTAACATCATGAGACTGGTGGACCGGCGCTGGGCAGGCATTGCTAAGGGTGTGGGCACACAGAAAATCATTGGCAGAGTGCACCTAG CTCAGGTTCAGATTGAAGGGGATTTTCTGCCGTGTTCTTTCTCTATCCTTGAAGAACAGCCCATGGATATGCTTCTAGGACTGGATATGCTTAAGAGACATCAG TGTTCCATTGATCTCAAAAAGAATGTACTAGTGATTGGTACCACAGGATCTCAGACAACTTTCCTTCCAGAAGGGGAGCTCCCAGAGTGTGCAAGACTGGCATATGGGCCAGGGCGGGAGGACATGCGGCCGGAGGAGATTGCAGACCAAGAACTGGCAGAAGCTCTGCAGAAATCTGTAGAGGAAGCAG AGAATAGTGATAAAGAAACTACCTCACTGGAAATGCCATCTTTACCATCTTCTGATGGATTTAAGAGTCCAGTCCATTCTTCAGGACTAAATTCCAAGATCTGTAATCCCACAAATCAATTACTTGATCGCTCTGTCTCCGCCCCTGCTTCAATTTGCTCTCACAAATCTAGCCTAGCAGAGAAGATTGATCCTACAGCTGTGAAGTCTTTGGAGTCACCAGCTGAATGTCAGCTAGCTCCAGACCCTCTTCTGTTACAGAATCTTTCTGATCATGCTGCTCGTTCAGCACACAATGACCATACTATCCAGACTGGAGCAGTAACCTGTCATAGTCCAACTATACCTTCACAGAATACACTTGAAAAAACAGTCGCCGCTGACCATCTAATGAAATATAATGCTAAAGAACAAGTCCATGGTCTGGAATCTCCTATGGAAGTGACAAGAGAAGGCAGTTTATCTGATACTACCAGCAGGAATGGGCAGCAGGCAGTTCTAGATGTACCATTGCCTTCAGAACAGCTGGAACTGAACCAAATGAATGAGTTTCCTTTGGATCTTCAGACATGCAAAGAACGAGTGAGTGAACAATGTCTGGATAAACAGAATGAACCAACTGAGCCAGAACATCCTTGTAATGTCAGTGCCCTTGGGTTACCTGCTATGGGGGAGCAAGGCCTTACGAACATCCATCCAGAATCACCCATTGACTCTCTTACTGAGAGAAGAGAAAGTGGGCTGGAGAATATAGAGCTTTTGTGTGGGAAAGAAAATATGCCAATGTCTGCATCCTGTGGCTGTTCACATACAGAAATCTTCATGGAAACAGACGTAGCTGAGCAGTCTGTCGTCACAGTGCATAGCTTGTCAAGCAAACAGAACACTCAAGCGAAGAATATTGGTGGATCTGTTCTGAACTTAGATTGTTCTTTGATGCAGATGGAGTCGTCAAAGCATGACCCCTCTGTGTCTGTATTTTCGAGTAACCCGGTTTCCACTAGTGATTTACTGCAGCCTGAAACCAACGTTGAAGTGACTGCAATATGTACTGAGTTACCTAATTTATCAGCTGAAAATGGCTCTTCCTCCTCTGACATTCGTCAACTGAAGGGGGATACAGCAGCATCCACTGAAGAGCCAAGTTTGTCTTTAACAGCAGCGTTGAAGGAGCTTCATGAACTTTTGGTTATAAATAGTAAAGGAGATTCTGTCATCTTTATGTCTGAAGATGACACAGGTCAGCCAGAAACCGTTCCTGAAGAGCAAATGGAATGCAAGGAGCTTTCTGATGATCAACATGAAAGCGTGGATCCAGAGAGTGGGGATCTAAATAGTTCCTTTCATATGGTGATGCCTGAACATGTGAACCCTGAGAGGCTAGCAGGGGTACCATCTTATGCTATGGGAATAGAAAATGCTAGCGTCAAGATTTTAACTAGCAGCCAGTCAACTGTTGAAAAAGATGCTCTAGAGATACAGAAGTCATCAAGTAAGAGTAATTCTGTCATTCTGAGCTCAGTGGCAACATTTGATCAACTACAGAGTACTGAGCAGGCAGAAATTTTACCTGAATGTTTAATAAATGACCACGTTCCAGCCAGTCAGACTTCAGAGCTGAATCGATCACGCTCACCTGAGCTCACGGTAGAGGATGATGTTCCTCAGGATGCTCAGAGCCTGTTAACATCAGTGACTGAAAGAACTGATAGTTCCTCAAATCCTGAAGATCCAAGGCCACCATGCGGACTTGTTGAGCCATTGCTGTGCCCACCAATCAGCAATCTGGAACTGTGCTCCAGAGCTCCTCCGCTGCCTGTTTTCCCTGCAGCGGACATTAATCAGATTCTGTGTGCTGGCTTTACCATGCGGGAAGCTCTTGAAGCTTTGGAGCAAGCTGGTGGAAATGTAAACCTTGCTCTTCTCTTTTTATTAGCCAAGAATATTGTAGTTCCTACGTGA
- the LOC127038552 gene encoding regulatory solute carrier protein family 1 member 1 isoform X2 produces the protein MPSLPSSDGFKSPVHSSGLNSKICNPTNQLLDRSVSAPASICSHKSSLAEKIDPTAVKSLESPAECQLAPDPLLLQNLSDHAARSAHNDHTIQTGAVTCHSPTIPSQNTLEKTVAADHLMKYNAKEQVHGLESPMEVTREGSLSDTTSRNGQQAVLDVPLPSEQLELNQMNEFPLDLQTCKERVSEQCLDKQNEPTEPEHPCNVSALGLPAMGEQGLTNIHPESPIDSLTERRESGLENIELLCGKENMPMSASCGCSHTEIFMETDVAEQSVVTVHSLSSKQNTQAKNIGGSVLNLDCSLMQMESSKHDPSVSVFSSNPVSTSDLLQPETNVEVTAICTELPNLSAENGSSSSDIRQLKGDTAASTEEPSLSLTAALKELHELLVINSKGDSVIFMSEDDTGQPETVPEEQMECKELSDDQHESVDPESGDLNSSFHMVMPEHVNPERLAGVPSYAMGIENASVKILTSSQSTVEKDALEIQKSSSKSNSVILSSVATFDQLQSTEQAEILPECLINDHVPASQTSELNRSRSPELTVEDDVPQDAQSLLTSVTERTDSSSNPEDPRPPCGLVEPLLCPPISNLELCSRAPPLPVFPAADINQILCAGFTMREALEALEQAGGNVNLALLFLLAKNIVVPT, from the coding sequence ATGCCATCTTTACCATCTTCTGATGGATTTAAGAGTCCAGTCCATTCTTCAGGACTAAATTCCAAGATCTGTAATCCCACAAATCAATTACTTGATCGCTCTGTCTCCGCCCCTGCTTCAATTTGCTCTCACAAATCTAGCCTAGCAGAGAAGATTGATCCTACAGCTGTGAAGTCTTTGGAGTCACCAGCTGAATGTCAGCTAGCTCCAGACCCTCTTCTGTTACAGAATCTTTCTGATCATGCTGCTCGTTCAGCACACAATGACCATACTATCCAGACTGGAGCAGTAACCTGTCATAGTCCAACTATACCTTCACAGAATACACTTGAAAAAACAGTCGCCGCTGACCATCTAATGAAATATAATGCTAAAGAACAAGTCCATGGTCTGGAATCTCCTATGGAAGTGACAAGAGAAGGCAGTTTATCTGATACTACCAGCAGGAATGGGCAGCAGGCAGTTCTAGATGTACCATTGCCTTCAGAACAGCTGGAACTGAACCAAATGAATGAGTTTCCTTTGGATCTTCAGACATGCAAAGAACGAGTGAGTGAACAATGTCTGGATAAACAGAATGAACCAACTGAGCCAGAACATCCTTGTAATGTCAGTGCCCTTGGGTTACCTGCTATGGGGGAGCAAGGCCTTACGAACATCCATCCAGAATCACCCATTGACTCTCTTACTGAGAGAAGAGAAAGTGGGCTGGAGAATATAGAGCTTTTGTGTGGGAAAGAAAATATGCCAATGTCTGCATCCTGTGGCTGTTCACATACAGAAATCTTCATGGAAACAGACGTAGCTGAGCAGTCTGTCGTCACAGTGCATAGCTTGTCAAGCAAACAGAACACTCAAGCGAAGAATATTGGTGGATCTGTTCTGAACTTAGATTGTTCTTTGATGCAGATGGAGTCGTCAAAGCATGACCCCTCTGTGTCTGTATTTTCGAGTAACCCGGTTTCCACTAGTGATTTACTGCAGCCTGAAACCAACGTTGAAGTGACTGCAATATGTACTGAGTTACCTAATTTATCAGCTGAAAATGGCTCTTCCTCCTCTGACATTCGTCAACTGAAGGGGGATACAGCAGCATCCACTGAAGAGCCAAGTTTGTCTTTAACAGCAGCGTTGAAGGAGCTTCATGAACTTTTGGTTATAAATAGTAAAGGAGATTCTGTCATCTTTATGTCTGAAGATGACACAGGTCAGCCAGAAACCGTTCCTGAAGAGCAAATGGAATGCAAGGAGCTTTCTGATGATCAACATGAAAGCGTGGATCCAGAGAGTGGGGATCTAAATAGTTCCTTTCATATGGTGATGCCTGAACATGTGAACCCTGAGAGGCTAGCAGGGGTACCATCTTATGCTATGGGAATAGAAAATGCTAGCGTCAAGATTTTAACTAGCAGCCAGTCAACTGTTGAAAAAGATGCTCTAGAGATACAGAAGTCATCAAGTAAGAGTAATTCTGTCATTCTGAGCTCAGTGGCAACATTTGATCAACTACAGAGTACTGAGCAGGCAGAAATTTTACCTGAATGTTTAATAAATGACCACGTTCCAGCCAGTCAGACTTCAGAGCTGAATCGATCACGCTCACCTGAGCTCACGGTAGAGGATGATGTTCCTCAGGATGCTCAGAGCCTGTTAACATCAGTGACTGAAAGAACTGATAGTTCCTCAAATCCTGAAGATCCAAGGCCACCATGCGGACTTGTTGAGCCATTGCTGTGCCCACCAATCAGCAATCTGGAACTGTGCTCCAGAGCTCCTCCGCTGCCTGTTTTCCCTGCAGCGGACATTAATCAGATTCTGTGTGCTGGCTTTACCATGCGGGAAGCTCTTGAAGCTTTGGAGCAAGCTGGTGGAAATGTAAACCTTGCTCTTCTCTTTTTATTAGCCAAGAATATTGTAGTTCCTACGTGA